The sequence GCAAAACTTAGCAATGTACTGCAATGTTGAATATACTGCTACATTGgaaatattacattaattttcaggaactatatttagccatttttcttatatttacagAACACGGCATCCAAAAGAGAgcatgttattattattattacattggtCGGTGTTGCAGAAGGAGATGGTGGAACAAATACAGCTGTTACATCTGCTGGTACAGAACCATTAGATGTTATTGATTTGGAAAATATGAGTGCCTCCTCatacattcagtatttttgtataatcggaacttttctttttttctgttttatatcaAGACTCTTTTGACACTTCTGTGTGGtttattatgtaatatatttgaAAGTGTGTTTGTCAGCACGTCTTCATGGCTTCAGTGTTAGTTATAtcaaaaagatgttttaaagattttattgcGTTTGTTTGAAATGCATAAGTTTATTTCTCAATTGTTATAGCAAATTAAAACCTTACTGAGTAAAAATGGAAGAAGAAAAATACCGATCTCAAaggaatatttaaaacaaaagtgttaaataaaatgaagaagaacatgtttgattaaatttggtttCATATCTATcgaaacctctcatttgtatggcGTCTTAAACCTGCTTTTtcagctagctaaacctctcatttgtaagaagaatgtttaacaaataaatactaaacgatgttaatatattgtttattttttttaatgaatacaaAGGGTACGAAGTACAAAAGCGTTCTGTTTTATATCAAGACTTTTTAGACACTTCTGCGTGgttatttatgtaatatatttgaAAGTGTGTGTGTCAGTTCGTCTTCATGGCTACATTGTTAGTTATATcaaaaagactttttttaaagatgttattgcgtttgtttaaaatgaataagATATTTTCTCAAATGGTATAGCAAGTTAAAACCTTCCTCAGGTAAAAtcgaataacaaaaataccaaactcagaggaaaatttaaaacaaaagtgttaAATCAATTGATGTAGAAAAAGATTGATTAAATTTGGTTTCATATCTATAGACCTCTTATTTGTAAAACCCATTAACAcctgttttatagctagctaagcCTCTCATTTGGAAGTTGAACGTTTAATTTAAACTATTATTCTTacctttaacaaataaatactaaACAATGATagtcttttgttcatttctatttaaaaaataaaacagttaaggAGAATACTCAAACAACTGaaaatttgtatgatataaaaaaaataatcatatgtggtatgattgtcaatgagacaactctttacaagagacaaaaatgacacagactttaacaattataggttgccgtacggccttcaacaatgagcaaagcccataccgcatagttatTTATGAAGggctccgaaatgacaatataacacaattcaaacgagaaaactaatgtcttattaatatgaaaaaaaaataaacatgaaaaaatgaacgaaacacaaatatgtaacacataaacaaacgacaaccactaaattacaggctcctaatttgggacaggcatatacatacataatgtggcgaggttaaacatgtaagaTGGATCCCAACACTccccctgacttgggacagtggcataatagtacaacataagaacgaacgttaaagatcagttgaaaaaggcttaactcatcagatggacaaaaaagtgAATGTGGCCAGGttcttgtacatcccaacaacaacaaaaacactaggggctgatctgagagtactcacagttaacTGACGGCTATTTCCAAGCCCCtaataatgaattaaacatCATGCATCTCAATCTATACATATCCAACATCCAATTGATtaagtgtaaagacgtcattaacagtcagagaaaaaaacatgaccttgttgAATGCCAAGATAccggtatcgacagattgtagatccatggaTGTGTTTATGTTATACAGTAATACAATACTATTTTACTCGTGGTTttctaaaacattaaacatCAACATTTTGCAATTAAACCAGACAAAAAAGATCAAGAAAAAACATACAGCGATAATTATGACCGAAATTACAAACCATATCAAACAAGCTAAGAGGCATGATTATTATGTATCCACTCAAAGCACCAAAAACTGCTAATGAATTTATATTGTATCAAAACAGATTGGATCTTTCATCCTTATCAGCTTCCCTATTTCAAACAACTAGTAACATCGAAATTTAAAAAGCCGGTTTTAATAACTGGTCTGACTTCATAAATATCATAACATCATAGCATAAGATCAGGCCTGTGACCATTATATTGGAATATAATGCATTACATTTCAATTACTTCGTGATTCATCcgttacaattaaaaattaaaattacattttttttcaaatatgtaatgcattacattgaTATTACTTTGCCTGTGTAATGCATTTCAGTAcacatttctttttcaatataaaaacttaatacatttcaaaaacagatttttataataaaatgataaatattacaGGAGTTTATGTACATACTAGTATATGGACAGTGTTATTGACATATATAGACTTCAAATACTGGTGAATTAACGTGTTCATTGCACTGTATAATCATAAGTGTTTCAAAGGAGTTGTCATTAAGAGAACAGGGATCAGGTCTGTACACCTTTCCGGAAATGGCTAAATACATGATAGCTGTATTAGCCAAAGAAGACAGGCGCACTGAATTTGACTTACAGTATTCCAGTGGATTGATGGACATTTCTTCACAtgaccgtcactgatgagtcttatgtagacgaaacgcgcgtctggtgtactaaattataatctcgatacctttgataacttccCCACAAACGAATGTCAACATCAGGTACTAAACCAGACCTGTGTCTACTCTTTGATGGAGTAATATTAGACATGAAACTGAAAAAgtcaatgaaaatgaaaatatcaaatctatgtttttttctgtatattaaCTACTTAAACTGTATATAAGCCACTAAAACACACGAATCACgaatatatgcatatatatatataggtggAGCAATTGTTTGTACGTTCCAAAAGAAGAAAAGCATAGCTCACAGACTTGATTAAGCAAAGGGGTTCATTATGTTCAgtaatatgtcaaaataaacaaatacaattttagCACTAAATcatatttcttaattataatcTGCGACTAGGTGAGTGTCCCCATTGAGCCAACCATTTCTGATCTGAAACTGTCATTCTAATCTggttttgattattttagtCTATAAGTTAAATGTAATGACTGCCAATTGTTAattgtggagcaggatctgcttatccgtCCGGAGCGCATAAgttaacccctagtttttggtggggttcgtgtcgCTTATTCCCTTAGTTtacaatgttgtgtaatgtgttctgtttgtctttctaatttttagctgtcgttgtcagtttattttcgatttgtgagtttgactgtccttctggtatctttcgtccctctattttaattgaaaaatgtaCTCAATGCGATCAATTTAGTATTGTTTAGATCAATTGAGTACAGATGAAAAAgatatgttaagtttatgtacAGACTGTTTAATTATAATTCATATAACATGTACCATCAACATCATACGGATTTatcttaaaagaaaatgaacagTTAAGATTGCAAGTAAAGTTTCTGAACAATACTATTCGCCTTTGTAGATAAAAGTTAGGATCAAAATGACTGTTTAAGTCTACAATTCATGTACTAGTTATTTGACTTATATCCTCAAAAACCacacaaaagaaaagaaagaataacAAAACAGTAATATAACTAATCGTGGTTACAAATGTAACTTCTTAAATTTGCAAGCTTTTATCACTGGCGTCAACAAGATgatcgtaactgcaattacgatcaTCCCAATATGGCGGACACAAATATAGGGATACTTAAGAAGACTGATTTCTCCACCTTAGCAGcttattttcagatttgttttatatcaagaaaAATCTTTATAAGCATTGccattaaatgtgtttttaataaattatagaaaaacaacCAGAAGAACAAAAATCGAGATTCAAGAAATCACGATGATGATCGTAACTTCGTCTATAGATGatcgtaaaaagtaaaatcacaaaaatactgaactcagaggaaaatcaatacggaaagtccataatcacatggcaaaatcaaataacaaaactagtttttataaaaagataatcGTTACtcgaaaaaatgaaaacaaatattttaaaaaagaaatgacatAAGGGGATTAGCAGACTTATATGCAAATGTcctcaatattattttattatgagTAATTTAGTTAACATTCAAAATGGATTTACGTTGATATGAAGTTGACATAATAATCATTACTGATGAAGAATACAGGCCAAAACTGTCACTGAATAAAGTAAAGTAAGGCATAAAGATACATTATTTTGATGACTTTCTAATGGTTTTAAATTGTTGTCTGGCcttattttttctaaatccaACTATGACTATAAAACATTGGTATACTATAGAGGTGGACTTAGATAGAGGGTCAAGGTGCTCGCATGACCTTTTTTGTGgggaaaggagtaggtccgcggtaagggccgattttgccctcaaatttcaggttcatctgatcCAACAtattagacactttttaaatgctcttcaactttgtacttgtttgggtccataaatatttctgattttagcgtcactgatgagtcttatgtagacgaaacgcgcatatggcgtactaagttataatcctggtacctttgataactatttaaacacttaagtgtctatatcatttgattcaattagtttatgtgaaaggtTTTAACTGATTAAGTAATTAAAAACGATCAGATTTAAGCTTATATatgaaaatctatcaaatatgccaaaaatcgtCACTTTTCAAATGgcttttgtcaaaaatgaaagtggccgcatccatgttcatcctcaacctttatagatgttatgtattatcataaaaaaaaacttacttttctatattatgaatgaacacgaatgcggccacttttatttaagacggaaaccgtctaaaatttaactaaaatgctaaaattgagaAGATTTCAGTagtttagcatgacttaatgatgctagtataCAATATATGtccattgtattgtcaaaaacagcccatatttgtgtagcagaagtattctactttccaataaaaagCTAAaggattacattttcacaatttatgtaaaactgCTTTTTTGGGGGGCCAAAAAGGGTCTAaatgaacctactcctttgggtGATTGTAAAGGGAATCAATGAAGCATGACTGTAGCGGACTTACTCTTGGGCAGCCAGTCCTCCATCCCTTTATGAAAATCTCTGGATACGCCACTGGACGACAGTTGCTTATATTAACCATGGGTTGgctatttatgtaaataaagaaaaggTGAAATAGATATTAGATTTTATCATGTATTATTGAAGTTGGTCGAAGAAGTTGTTTCAACATATCAATAAGGTATCTACCAATTGATTTTTGTAAGGGGGAAAATATTATGCCGAATCGGCAGGACAGGAGATTAGAGTAAAAAAGACCGGATGAACATCTTGGGCAAACAAAagggcaggatgacaatttatgtaaaaatgcaGGACCgaatagaataaaattaaaaacgaaGGATACagattttttacataaaaatatgcAGGACAAAAATATTCATCCTAGCCCCTCcctcaaataaaaatcaaatagtagCTCCCTTTATTGCCGGTTTCGttagctggtttttttttttcatttaacagATCTGATTAAACTTCTTAATGCTTTATCAATCTCTCCTTTCAAAATGgtaaatatgttaataaaagaaacaatagAGTATGTATTCCCCAAAAATATCAAATCCTCAGAAGGTACTATTGTCCCTATAAAGTGAAAGgggaaaaaggaaaaaaaatatccaatttttacaaaaaatatcattaatatgAACTGTTCAGTAccttattcatataaaacatatgaaatCAATATAAAGCTGTTTACCCCcaatgcattttaatattgaactagatataaaaaaaagaaatctggATAAGTCATAACCGTTTGTGCACTTACCAATAGGACGTCACGCTCCCCTCAGTGATCGTTCCTCATTATTATCACTCTGATAACGTACATTTTTTCGCATACTAGACAACTTTATTTGTCCTTATTTATCAGAAAATACTTTGTTGGAACAGATAGTTACGATCATCTTAAGTAAAAGTTATGATCATCGTTGAtacaaaataagtaaatgtTGCTTTTCCATCCAGTccgaaaaatatttcaatggcaTTGCCTATAAAGATGTTTCTTGACATGAAACATtttcccgctaacatgttaaaccccgccacattattgatgtatgtgcctgtcccaagtcaggaccctgtaattcagtggttgtcgttaattcatgtgttacattttcgtttttggttttttttaaccatcCTGGGACactggtataacagtacaacataagaacgaactataaaaatcagttgaaaaaggcttaactcatcagatagacaaaaaatacaagtggacgtggccgggtacttatacattccgacacaaaaagacacaacgAACAGATTTAATGTAGAACATTATGTCCTGTTAGAAACTTTGtgggaaagaaataattcactGTAGTACATTATGTACCGCTAGAAACTTTGCTTGTAGCCAATTCAGTACtgttatctttttatcataaaacaaaCATGCTTCTGGTTTGAATTAGTTGTCATTTCAGTAATATTTATggatatattttttgtcttgATCTTTTGTGTTTGGTTTAATTCGAAGAATACCATGGTAAATTGCAAATTTTTATAGAATATCACGAGTATATAGGTTGCACTTTATAGATgcagctgtttctcaaaacacgcctcttttggggaaaacttttaaatataaatagaaattaattttgttttcacacTAGTTCCTAGTTATGCCTTCTGTGTTCCATTtcacagagacataacttgggaatgctaccagtaaatatacatgtgcatattgtttatattgaaatatatggtAACCCTTCAATCGAGGTTGAGGTATTTAAGGAAATTTGTGTTAGTTAAAACTCTGAGAAATTcggggcatataaacgttgaaaatatgccgcacagccctatattttgaccattGAAAAGTtgtagtgcatatgaacttaattctaggataagattttttttcaaaaaattcataGTAAAAGTTGTATAGCcttaaaaggagttcctatggaaaattgcattgtcaaaatttacagaaatgcaacctaatGTATTGCACGCTGATTGATATAACACTTTAGCGTAGAGAACATAGCTGTAATGATCAGTTGTATTTGACTTTGAATAAGTTTCCAGTAAAAGCGAGTGCATTACTGTATCATGGCAGTGAGATGATTATGCCACGTTAAGCCCTTCCATTTAACGATAGTTGTCTGTTATATTTGATGGTTTTTTTGCatggggggaggggggtttctgttatatttgttgGTTGTTTTAtgataacaattgaaaaaaataattatgcaaGTCAAGAGTTTAAATGCCTTGCTAGGCTTGGCTTTTAATCAGACACTGTAATTTTGAGACTGATATCTTAATTCAATAGATATGGGGAATATATGTCTATTTTCTTCAGTTCGCTATATAAGACATTGGTCTACCAATTTTTGTAGGTGCTAGcgagatatttaaaatattgatttgtatgttttattatttcaactGTAAGTAAATCAGACTGTAGGTTTCCTCGTTTGACTTTTTTCACATTTCGTCAtgtcaagataaaaaaaagttgaacacACCATATGAGTTTTGTTCATGTTTGAAATCAAAACGGGGACCTATGGTGTTCCTTACATTGGCGTCATTTGTCTCAGGGTAGATAGTTGTTTCACTGTCAATCACACCACCTGTTTTCTTGTTTGTCCATTACCTGGCAATTGTCAATAGTTGACTATCTCGTCATATTTGGGAGCTTGTTCTCGAAAGGTGCaatgtatacaaaaatgtaaGTAAAAACAGATACAATTATGAGAGAATATGTCGGTTTCCTCCATATAATTGCTATCAGTTAAATCATATATCAATTTGATTAGTTGTGATTCACATGCAAGTTTACTTTAAAACGCATATCTGCCCTTTTTCATCTGACCTTTTTTTGCTTTATACAGTTCTCAAATCTTTTCATACaggttttatttttgtgattttttttttttgctgattattgaaggccgtatggtgatctatagttgatattttatagaACATTTGGTCTCTCATTTGCAAcaataccacattttcttttaaaaatatacatattttgcaataagTAGCCGTGTGTACAGTCTAATCGgtcatgttttgtaaatataaagaggatattaagatttttttatatttattgataaaaggTAACAATTAAAGTTTCAACTAAACATTCGTCCAACAAGGGAGAGGTTTCACTAGCTATGAAAAAGGGTTAATCTGCCATTTTCTACCTCATTTGATTAGACAATTCGTTTCCAATTTTCcacggagttcggtatttttgttatttcacttttcTTGAGAATGATTTAAATTGCTATAAATTTGAAGATTaaaagacattttgatttttcgtTATAACACCAAACATTTCAGAGAGTCACTAGCaaaaacattatcaaatatataatggTTAGCCATACAGAATTGTTTAAATAATCCTGATATAAACAGTAGTAGTTGAGATAAGGCAAAAGTACTGAATGTTTGAAGCAGCATTACTTTTTTCCAAACCACGGCCAATAGCAGCAATAGACATGGTACCAACAGATATAACATCTTTTGCTCCACCATCCCCTCCCGTTGCAACATCGACCAACGTACCAATAATAACCACATGATCTTTTTTGGATGCCTTGTTCTGcaagtaaaagtaaaatgttaaataatagaACATGTATTAGGTAGTCAATCCGAAGAACCAAGGTCAGACATAACgcaaaatgaaaaacatctGTCAAGGTGGGTATTGCTTCTTATCTTTATtccatagaatttttttaacaatttttcaaaatgcagtatttatcatgcttttttcaaaaatataataaaaactatgGGTCACCGGACTTTTGTTCACGCTACAGTTGGTGcaaaattgtttcattttgtatAGATTGTGCttggaaaatacaattttgtgtgataaaaaaaaaactacaccacaaaaatttaagataaaatgtgAGATAGTATTTATAGCATcttttcaaagaaaaagaaaaatggggttatcaaacttgttttcttgttaaatattaaaatatttaaatttacaacactttgtatttaaatttaccTTATTTGAGTTATTTCTCCGTATTAAATTTTGGCAAGGTTGAAAAAGAAATCGAACATCAGTATGCAGCTttgtttttagaaattaaagTAGAAAATATGATAATACAGAAAACtttctatatttgaaacaaaagtcTAGACCAACTGTTATCTGCTTctttaaaatgcaaaattgaAGAAAACACCTGAGCCACCTTTACGGTagaaaaattaaggaaaaaaggGACACCTTTGTATGAATTGTAATATATGCtacattgttttcaaaattacttTTACTCCCTGAGTTATGTGTTACATTGTTTGTATAAATTgaactttgtaaatacagctgtttctcaaaccacgcctcttttttagaatattcaataaattattGATTCATTTTGTTAACATACTGGTTTCAAGTAGTTATCTGTAGGTTGCATCGCATACAGACATATTTtaggaatgttaccagtaaatatacatgtgaATATTGCTTATATTGAAAACCGTGGTAACCCTACAGTCGAGGCAGGGATAGTTACGAAatttagtgttagtttaaactcttagAAGTTCGGGGCATATAATCGTTGAAAATATGCTCACAGTCctatgttttgaaatttgaaaaaaaaaattatagtgcaaatgtatatatattgtccattttaagatatgatttttttcaaaacttcatagttaAAGTGGTAAAAGgtgtacagttttagccgtgaagggagttcctatgggaacatGCATTGTCAATAGTTACAGAAATGCAACATATATACTACATTGTTATTGATATTAGATGCCAGTTATTCTAACATTAACATTAATTAAATCTGCtgattttatcaataaaacaaaaatattaacaatcgtTATACAAAAAGGATGTTAACCTACAAGTTCATCCGGTAAATGCATGTACCAGGTTTGAAATAAGAcggttgttttctatttgttttgtcaGTTGATAAAGTGTAAAGTTTGCTTTGAAGGTTTTATGAACTCTCCATGTTTGAGTTAACATAAGAgttgtttttcgtttgtttttttatccattATAAAAGGGAAAGTTATATTACGATTAttctgatatattttataaaattcagtGTTGTTCATAAACATTTGCCAATTTTGCAAATCAGACGTCACTTAATGAATCCTGCTGAACCTCTTTAGTTTTGATTCGGTATCGACGGTTGTGGACAAAAGCGAGTCAGGCAAATCAAGATATGAgtcttataaaaaagatgatgtggtatgattgccaatattacaactatccacaaaagaccaaaatgacacaaacattaacagttaaaggtcaccgtacggccttcaacaatgagcaaagcccataccgcatataaacagctataaaaggccccgataagacaatgtaaaacaattcaaacgagaaaactaacggccttatttatgtaaaaaaatgaacgaaaacttgcatattttgatttttttgtggggCTGCACGGTAAGTGTGTTGTTTGTGGTTTTTTTCTTAGATATATGAAGAAGTGGGGTGagtatcaatgagacaactctccatccaaataacaattttaaaaagaagtaaaccattataggtcaatgtacggccttcaacacggagccatggctcacaccgaacaagaagctataaagggcccaaaaattactagtgtaacaccattcaaatggaaaaaccaacggtctaatctatataaaaaaacgaacaACGAGAAAatcgtatatattacataaataaacgacaacttctgtacatcagattcctgatttaggacaggtgcaaacatttgcagcgggataaaacgttttaatggatccaaacatTCTTTGTCAGTTTCCGTATACATTTAGAgggggataaaaaaaaatcatcatttctttaGAAACTCTTATATAAAATTGTCGATGAAATGGAAACTAAAAAAGCAGACCTGTGGTACAATCAACAGCCTTAACATAAGCAATATCTAAAGCTCCACATTCTTCCTTGATTTCTGCTTTGGTGTGATCTGGGATGCTTGCGTTATCCTCAAACGCTTCATAGCATGTCTCAGCATCTTGGGTGTCCtgtgaaaatattaaatgagttgaataattcaattcaataacgtttattcattttaaatcaaatttaattatgattttaatctttttaaattcttattaGTATGCGTTTATTTATCACAGTTTATACAAAAATTAGTGACTTTAAGTCAATTTTCCTTTTACAAATGATTGTTTTGCATCCTTGTCTAAAGCTGGTAAATGGATGGTCGCTCACTAATTGTAGTTGCCCACAACATCCTATAAATGC is a genomic window of Mytilus trossulus isolate FHL-02 chromosome 1, PNRI_Mtr1.1.1.hap1, whole genome shotgun sequence containing:
- the LOC134712453 gene encoding uncharacterized protein LOC134712453 isoform X3, whose amino-acid sequence is MYRWIVLLFIVLSASMFEASKVSENVLKDKKGEEYDVIDVQIGKTDIAIIQKDGVVLADEITSEDKEYAIIKYNGTCNVQFDEVHDTQDAETCYEAFEDNASIPDHTKAEIKEECGALDIAYVKAVDCTTEQGIQKRSCGYYWYVGRCCNGRGWWSKRCYICWYHVYCCYWPWFGKK